The following proteins come from a genomic window of Alosa sapidissima isolate fAloSap1 chromosome 22, fAloSap1.pri, whole genome shotgun sequence:
- the aldh18a1 gene encoding delta-1-pyrroline-5-carboxylate synthase isoform X4 produces MLLHRLSQCSGLGLRSCNSHTFSRAASQDGRVWPGLPAVRQWSNVPFLTVPLARAHGKSFAHRGELRQAKRIVVKLGSAVVTRGDECGLALGRLASIVEQVAVLQSQGREMMIVTSGAVAFGKQRLRHEILLSQSVRQALHSGQNALKDMSLPVLEARACAAAGQSGLMALYEAMFTQYSTCTAQILVTNLDFHDDQKRSNLNSTLHELLRMNIVPIINTNDAVVPPPEPNSDLQGVNVISIKDNDSLAARLAVEMRADLLIALSDVEGLYDSPPGTDDAKLLDTFYPGDQQSITYGTKSRVGIGGMEAKVKAALWALQGGTSVVIANGTHPKVTGHVITDIVEGKKVGTFFSEVKPAGPTVEQQTEMARTAGRTLASLHPDQRSEIICTFADLMTEKREEILTANKKDMELAINAGRMAPPMLKRLSLSSAKLNSLAIGLRQIAVSSQDSVGRVLRRTRVANNLELEQITVPIGVLLVIFESRPDCLPQVSALAIASGNALLLKGGKEASHTNRILHEIAQEALSLHGVKDAIQLVSTREEVEDLCRLEKMIDLIIPRGSSQLVRDIQRAAKGIPVLGHSEGICHVYIDAEASIDKVIKIVRDSKCDYPAACNAMETLLVHRDVLRTPVFDQIIDMLRTERVKIHAGPRFASYLTFSPSEVKSLRTEYGDLECCIEVVDSLQEAIDHIHKYGSSHTDVIVTDNEETAEQFLQQLDSACVFWNASSRFADGYRFGLGAEVGISTARIHARGPVGLEGLLTTKWVLRGDGHTAADFSEQGSMKYLHENLPIAQTLPGQRTSN; encoded by the exons ATGTTGCTGCACAGGCTGTCTCAGTGTTCCGGGCTTGGCCTGCGCTCCTGCAACTCGCACACCTTCTCCAGGGCCGCCTCACAAG ATGGCCGCGTGTGGCCTGGCCTGCCGGCCGTGCGTCAGTGGAGTAACGTGCCTTTTCTTACAGTGCCGCTGGCGCGTGCCCACGGTAAGTCCTTCGCCCACCGCGGCGAGCTGCGCCAGGCCAAGAGGATCGTCGTCAAGCTGGGCAGCGCTGTGGTCACCCGCGGCGACGAGTGCGGCCTGGCCCTGGGACGCCTGGCCTCCATCGTGGAGCAG GTGGCGGTGTTGCAGAGCCAGGGCCGTGAGATGATGATCGTGACTAGTGGCGCCGTGGCGTTCGGAAAGCAGCGTCTGCGGCACGAGATCCTGCTCTCCCAGAGCGTCCGCCAGGCCCTGCACTCGGGGCAGAACGCCCTCAAGGACATG TCTCTTCCCGTGCTGGAGGCGCGAGCCTGTGCTGCTGCGGGCCAGAGTGGACTGATGGCTCTCTATGAAGCCATGTTCACACAGTACAGCACCTGCACtgcccag ATCCTGGTGACGAACCTGGATTTCCATGACGACCAGAAGCGGAGTAACCTGAACAGCACGCTGCACGAGCTGCTGCGCATGAACATCGTGCCCATCATCAACACCAACGACGCCGTGGTGCCGCCTCCGGAGCCCAACAGTGACCTGCAGGGGGTAAAC GTGATCAGCATCAAGGACAACGACAGCCTGGCAGCTCGTCTCGCTGTGGAGATGAGGGCCGACCTGCTCATCGCTCTGTCTGACGTGGAAG GTCTGTACGATAGCCCCCCCGGCACCGACGACGCTAAGCTCCTGGACACATTCTACCCCGGAGACCAGCAGTCCATCACCTACGGGACCAAGTCCAGAGTGGGCATTGGAGGAATGGAGGCAAAG gtgaaaGCTGCTCTCTGGGCACTGCAGGGTGGCACGTCAGTCGTCATCGCCAACGGAACTCACCCAAAGGTCACAGGTCATGTCATCACTGACATCGTTGAGGGGAAGAAGGTCGGCACCTTCTTCTCAGAGGTCAAACCCGCCG gtccCACGGTGGAGCAGCAGACCGAGATGGCACGCACTGCTGGTAGAACTCTAGCATCCTTGCACCCtgaccag AGGAGCGAGATTATCTGCACTTTTGCCGATCTAATGAccgagaagagggaggagatcTTAACAGCCAACAAGAAAGACATGGAACTGGCTAtcaatgcag GTCGTATGGCCCCTCCCATGCTGAAGCGTCTGAGTCTGTCGTCGGCGAAGTTGAACAGCCTGGCCATCGGCCTGCGCCAGATCGCCGTCTCGTCTCAGGACAGCGTAGGCCGCGTGCTCCGCCGCACAAGAGTCGCCAACAACCTGGAGCTCGAGCAGATCACTGTGCCCATCGGAGTCCTGCTCGTCATCTTCGAGTCCCGCCCAGACTGCCTGCCACAG gtgtcagCGTTGGCCATTGCCAGTGGTAACGCTCTGCTGCtgaagggaggaaaggaggcGTCTCACACCAACCGCATCCTGCATGAGATCGCCCAGGAAGCACTGTCCCTGCACGGGGTCAAGGACGCCATCCAGCTG GTGAGCACGCGTGAGGAGGTGGAGGACCTGTGTCGTCTGGAGAAGATGATCGACCTCATCATCCCCCGGGGCTCCTCCCAGCTGGTGCGCGACATCCAGCGGGCGGCCAAGGGCATCCCCGTGCTTGGCCACAGCGAGGGCATCTGCCACGTCTACATCGACGCCGAGGCCAGCATCGACAAGGTCATCAAAATCG TGCGGGACTCTAAGTGTGACTACCCGGCGGCCTGCAACGCCATGGAAACGCTGCTGGTGCACAGAGACGTGCTGCGTACGCCGGTCTTCGACCAGATCATCGACATGCTGCGCACCGAGCGG gtgaagATCCATGCGGGCCCCAGGTTTGCGTCGTATCTGACGTTCAGCCCGTCAGAGGTGAAGTCCTTGCGGACGGAGTATGGCGATCTGGAGTGCTGCATCGAGGTGGTTGACAGTCTGCAGGAGGCCATCGACCACATCCACAAGTACGGCAGCTCACACACCGACGTCATCGTCACCGACAacg aggagACAGCGGAGCAGTTCCTGCAGCAGCTGgatagtgcgtgtgtgttctggaATGCCAGCTCTCGCTTCGCAGACGGTTACCGCTTCGGTCTCG gtgcggaGGTGGGCATCAGCACGGCGCGTATCCATGCCCGCGGCCCGGTGGGGCTGGAGGGTCTGCTGACCACCAAGTGGGTGCTGCGTGGGGACGGGCACACGGCGGCCGACTTCTCTGAGCAGGGCAGCATGAAGTACCTCCACGAGAACCTGCCCATCGCTCAGACCCTGCCCGGCCAGAGGACCAGCAACTAG
- the aldh18a1 gene encoding delta-1-pyrroline-5-carboxylate synthase isoform X5 codes for MLLHRLSQCSGLGLRSCNSHTFSRAASQGKMPLARAHGKSFAHRGELRQAKRIVVKLGSAVVTRGDECGLALGRLASIVEQVAVLQSQGREMMIVTSGAVAFGKQRLRHEILLSQSVRQALHSGQNALKDMSLPVLEARACAAAGQSGLMALYEAMFTQYSTCTAQILVTNLDFHDDQKRSNLNSTLHELLRMNIVPIINTNDAVVPPPEPNSDLQGVNVISIKDNDSLAARLAVEMRADLLIALSDVEGLYDSPPGTDDAKLLDTFYPGDQQSITYGTKSRVGIGGMEAKVKAALWALQGGTSVVIANGTHPKVTGHVITDIVEGKKVGTFFSEVKPAGPTVEQQTEMARTAGRTLASLHPDQRSEIICTFADLMTEKREEILTANKKDMELAINAGRMAPPMLKRLSLSSAKLNSLAIGLRQIAVSSQDSVGRVLRRTRVANNLELEQITVPIGVLLVIFESRPDCLPQVSALAIASGNALLLKGGKEASHTNRILHEIAQEALSLHGVKDAIQLVSTREEVEDLCRLEKMIDLIIPRGSSQLVRDIQRAAKGIPVLGHSEGICHVYIDAEASIDKVIKIVRDSKCDYPAACNAMETLLVHRDVLRTPVFDQIIDMLRTERVKIHAGPRFASYLTFSPSEVKSLRTEYGDLECCIEVVDSLQEAIDHIHKYGSSHTDVIVTDNEETAEQFLQQLDSACVFWNASSRFADGYRFGLGAEVGISTARIHARGPVGLEGLLTTKWVLRGDGHTAADFSEQGSMKYLHENLPIAQTLPGQRTSN; via the exons ATGTTGCTGCACAGGCTGTCTCAGTGTTCCGGGCTTGGCCTGCGCTCCTGCAACTCGCACACCTTCTCCAGGGCCGCCTCACAAGGCAaga TGCCGCTGGCGCGTGCCCACGGTAAGTCCTTCGCCCACCGCGGCGAGCTGCGCCAGGCCAAGAGGATCGTCGTCAAGCTGGGCAGCGCTGTGGTCACCCGCGGCGACGAGTGCGGCCTGGCCCTGGGACGCCTGGCCTCCATCGTGGAGCAG GTGGCGGTGTTGCAGAGCCAGGGCCGTGAGATGATGATCGTGACTAGTGGCGCCGTGGCGTTCGGAAAGCAGCGTCTGCGGCACGAGATCCTGCTCTCCCAGAGCGTCCGCCAGGCCCTGCACTCGGGGCAGAACGCCCTCAAGGACATG TCTCTTCCCGTGCTGGAGGCGCGAGCCTGTGCTGCTGCGGGCCAGAGTGGACTGATGGCTCTCTATGAAGCCATGTTCACACAGTACAGCACCTGCACtgcccag ATCCTGGTGACGAACCTGGATTTCCATGACGACCAGAAGCGGAGTAACCTGAACAGCACGCTGCACGAGCTGCTGCGCATGAACATCGTGCCCATCATCAACACCAACGACGCCGTGGTGCCGCCTCCGGAGCCCAACAGTGACCTGCAGGGGGTAAAC GTGATCAGCATCAAGGACAACGACAGCCTGGCAGCTCGTCTCGCTGTGGAGATGAGGGCCGACCTGCTCATCGCTCTGTCTGACGTGGAAG GTCTGTACGATAGCCCCCCCGGCACCGACGACGCTAAGCTCCTGGACACATTCTACCCCGGAGACCAGCAGTCCATCACCTACGGGACCAAGTCCAGAGTGGGCATTGGAGGAATGGAGGCAAAG gtgaaaGCTGCTCTCTGGGCACTGCAGGGTGGCACGTCAGTCGTCATCGCCAACGGAACTCACCCAAAGGTCACAGGTCATGTCATCACTGACATCGTTGAGGGGAAGAAGGTCGGCACCTTCTTCTCAGAGGTCAAACCCGCCG gtccCACGGTGGAGCAGCAGACCGAGATGGCACGCACTGCTGGTAGAACTCTAGCATCCTTGCACCCtgaccag AGGAGCGAGATTATCTGCACTTTTGCCGATCTAATGAccgagaagagggaggagatcTTAACAGCCAACAAGAAAGACATGGAACTGGCTAtcaatgcag GTCGTATGGCCCCTCCCATGCTGAAGCGTCTGAGTCTGTCGTCGGCGAAGTTGAACAGCCTGGCCATCGGCCTGCGCCAGATCGCCGTCTCGTCTCAGGACAGCGTAGGCCGCGTGCTCCGCCGCACAAGAGTCGCCAACAACCTGGAGCTCGAGCAGATCACTGTGCCCATCGGAGTCCTGCTCGTCATCTTCGAGTCCCGCCCAGACTGCCTGCCACAG gtgtcagCGTTGGCCATTGCCAGTGGTAACGCTCTGCTGCtgaagggaggaaaggaggcGTCTCACACCAACCGCATCCTGCATGAGATCGCCCAGGAAGCACTGTCCCTGCACGGGGTCAAGGACGCCATCCAGCTG GTGAGCACGCGTGAGGAGGTGGAGGACCTGTGTCGTCTGGAGAAGATGATCGACCTCATCATCCCCCGGGGCTCCTCCCAGCTGGTGCGCGACATCCAGCGGGCGGCCAAGGGCATCCCCGTGCTTGGCCACAGCGAGGGCATCTGCCACGTCTACATCGACGCCGAGGCCAGCATCGACAAGGTCATCAAAATCG TGCGGGACTCTAAGTGTGACTACCCGGCGGCCTGCAACGCCATGGAAACGCTGCTGGTGCACAGAGACGTGCTGCGTACGCCGGTCTTCGACCAGATCATCGACATGCTGCGCACCGAGCGG gtgaagATCCATGCGGGCCCCAGGTTTGCGTCGTATCTGACGTTCAGCCCGTCAGAGGTGAAGTCCTTGCGGACGGAGTATGGCGATCTGGAGTGCTGCATCGAGGTGGTTGACAGTCTGCAGGAGGCCATCGACCACATCCACAAGTACGGCAGCTCACACACCGACGTCATCGTCACCGACAacg aggagACAGCGGAGCAGTTCCTGCAGCAGCTGgatagtgcgtgtgtgttctggaATGCCAGCTCTCGCTTCGCAGACGGTTACCGCTTCGGTCTCG gtgcggaGGTGGGCATCAGCACGGCGCGTATCCATGCCCGCGGCCCGGTGGGGCTGGAGGGTCTGCTGACCACCAAGTGGGTGCTGCGTGGGGACGGGCACACGGCGGCCGACTTCTCTGAGCAGGGCAGCATGAAGTACCTCCACGAGAACCTGCCCATCGCTCAGACCCTGCCCGGCCAGAGGACCAGCAACTAG
- the aldh18a1 gene encoding delta-1-pyrroline-5-carboxylate synthase isoform X3 — protein sequence MLLHRLSQCSGLGLRSCNSHTFSRAASQGKNGRVWPGLPAVRQWSNVPFLTVPLARAHGKSFAHRGELRQAKRIVVKLGSAVVTRGDECGLALGRLASIVEQVAVLQSQGREMMIVTSGAVAFGKQRLRHEILLSQSVRQALHSGQNALKDMSLPVLEARACAAAGQSGLMALYEAMFTQYSTCTAQILVTNLDFHDDQKRSNLNSTLHELLRMNIVPIINTNDAVVPPPEPNSDLQGVISIKDNDSLAARLAVEMRADLLIALSDVEGLYDSPPGTDDAKLLDTFYPGDQQSITYGTKSRVGIGGMEAKVKAALWALQGGTSVVIANGTHPKVTGHVITDIVEGKKVGTFFSEVKPAGPTVEQQTEMARTAGRTLASLHPDQRSEIICTFADLMTEKREEILTANKKDMELAINAGRMAPPMLKRLSLSSAKLNSLAIGLRQIAVSSQDSVGRVLRRTRVANNLELEQITVPIGVLLVIFESRPDCLPQVSALAIASGNALLLKGGKEASHTNRILHEIAQEALSLHGVKDAIQLVSTREEVEDLCRLEKMIDLIIPRGSSQLVRDIQRAAKGIPVLGHSEGICHVYIDAEASIDKVIKIVRDSKCDYPAACNAMETLLVHRDVLRTPVFDQIIDMLRTERVKIHAGPRFASYLTFSPSEVKSLRTEYGDLECCIEVVDSLQEAIDHIHKYGSSHTDVIVTDNEETAEQFLQQLDSACVFWNASSRFADGYRFGLGAEVGISTARIHARGPVGLEGLLTTKWVLRGDGHTAADFSEQGSMKYLHENLPIAQTLPGQRTSN from the exons ATGTTGCTGCACAGGCTGTCTCAGTGTTCCGGGCTTGGCCTGCGCTCCTGCAACTCGCACACCTTCTCCAGGGCCGCCTCACAAGGCAaga ATGGCCGCGTGTGGCCTGGCCTGCCGGCCGTGCGTCAGTGGAGTAACGTGCCTTTTCTTACAGTGCCGCTGGCGCGTGCCCACGGTAAGTCCTTCGCCCACCGCGGCGAGCTGCGCCAGGCCAAGAGGATCGTCGTCAAGCTGGGCAGCGCTGTGGTCACCCGCGGCGACGAGTGCGGCCTGGCCCTGGGACGCCTGGCCTCCATCGTGGAGCAG GTGGCGGTGTTGCAGAGCCAGGGCCGTGAGATGATGATCGTGACTAGTGGCGCCGTGGCGTTCGGAAAGCAGCGTCTGCGGCACGAGATCCTGCTCTCCCAGAGCGTCCGCCAGGCCCTGCACTCGGGGCAGAACGCCCTCAAGGACATG TCTCTTCCCGTGCTGGAGGCGCGAGCCTGTGCTGCTGCGGGCCAGAGTGGACTGATGGCTCTCTATGAAGCCATGTTCACACAGTACAGCACCTGCACtgcccag ATCCTGGTGACGAACCTGGATTTCCATGACGACCAGAAGCGGAGTAACCTGAACAGCACGCTGCACGAGCTGCTGCGCATGAACATCGTGCCCATCATCAACACCAACGACGCCGTGGTGCCGCCTCCGGAGCCCAACAGTGACCTGCAGGGG GTGATCAGCATCAAGGACAACGACAGCCTGGCAGCTCGTCTCGCTGTGGAGATGAGGGCCGACCTGCTCATCGCTCTGTCTGACGTGGAAG GTCTGTACGATAGCCCCCCCGGCACCGACGACGCTAAGCTCCTGGACACATTCTACCCCGGAGACCAGCAGTCCATCACCTACGGGACCAAGTCCAGAGTGGGCATTGGAGGAATGGAGGCAAAG gtgaaaGCTGCTCTCTGGGCACTGCAGGGTGGCACGTCAGTCGTCATCGCCAACGGAACTCACCCAAAGGTCACAGGTCATGTCATCACTGACATCGTTGAGGGGAAGAAGGTCGGCACCTTCTTCTCAGAGGTCAAACCCGCCG gtccCACGGTGGAGCAGCAGACCGAGATGGCACGCACTGCTGGTAGAACTCTAGCATCCTTGCACCCtgaccag AGGAGCGAGATTATCTGCACTTTTGCCGATCTAATGAccgagaagagggaggagatcTTAACAGCCAACAAGAAAGACATGGAACTGGCTAtcaatgcag GTCGTATGGCCCCTCCCATGCTGAAGCGTCTGAGTCTGTCGTCGGCGAAGTTGAACAGCCTGGCCATCGGCCTGCGCCAGATCGCCGTCTCGTCTCAGGACAGCGTAGGCCGCGTGCTCCGCCGCACAAGAGTCGCCAACAACCTGGAGCTCGAGCAGATCACTGTGCCCATCGGAGTCCTGCTCGTCATCTTCGAGTCCCGCCCAGACTGCCTGCCACAG gtgtcagCGTTGGCCATTGCCAGTGGTAACGCTCTGCTGCtgaagggaggaaaggaggcGTCTCACACCAACCGCATCCTGCATGAGATCGCCCAGGAAGCACTGTCCCTGCACGGGGTCAAGGACGCCATCCAGCTG GTGAGCACGCGTGAGGAGGTGGAGGACCTGTGTCGTCTGGAGAAGATGATCGACCTCATCATCCCCCGGGGCTCCTCCCAGCTGGTGCGCGACATCCAGCGGGCGGCCAAGGGCATCCCCGTGCTTGGCCACAGCGAGGGCATCTGCCACGTCTACATCGACGCCGAGGCCAGCATCGACAAGGTCATCAAAATCG TGCGGGACTCTAAGTGTGACTACCCGGCGGCCTGCAACGCCATGGAAACGCTGCTGGTGCACAGAGACGTGCTGCGTACGCCGGTCTTCGACCAGATCATCGACATGCTGCGCACCGAGCGG gtgaagATCCATGCGGGCCCCAGGTTTGCGTCGTATCTGACGTTCAGCCCGTCAGAGGTGAAGTCCTTGCGGACGGAGTATGGCGATCTGGAGTGCTGCATCGAGGTGGTTGACAGTCTGCAGGAGGCCATCGACCACATCCACAAGTACGGCAGCTCACACACCGACGTCATCGTCACCGACAacg aggagACAGCGGAGCAGTTCCTGCAGCAGCTGgatagtgcgtgtgtgttctggaATGCCAGCTCTCGCTTCGCAGACGGTTACCGCTTCGGTCTCG gtgcggaGGTGGGCATCAGCACGGCGCGTATCCATGCCCGCGGCCCGGTGGGGCTGGAGGGTCTGCTGACCACCAAGTGGGTGCTGCGTGGGGACGGGCACACGGCGGCCGACTTCTCTGAGCAGGGCAGCATGAAGTACCTCCACGAGAACCTGCCCATCGCTCAGACCCTGCCCGGCCAGAGGACCAGCAACTAG
- the aldh18a1 gene encoding delta-1-pyrroline-5-carboxylate synthase isoform X1, with the protein MLLHRLSQCSGLGLRSCNSHTFSRAASQGKNGRVWPGLPAVRQWSNVPFLTVPLARAHGKSFAHRGELRQAKRIVVKLGSAVVTRGDECGLALGRLASIVEQVAVLQSQGREMMIVTSGAVAFGKQRLRHEILLSQSVRQALHSGQNALKDMSLPVLEARACAAAGQSGLMALYEAMFTQYSTCTAQILVTNLDFHDDQKRSNLNSTLHELLRMNIVPIINTNDAVVPPPEPNSDLQGVNVISIKDNDSLAARLAVEMRADLLIALSDVEGLYDSPPGTDDAKLLDTFYPGDQQSITYGTKSRVGIGGMEAKVKAALWALQGGTSVVIANGTHPKVTGHVITDIVEGKKVGTFFSEVKPAGPTVEQQTEMARTAGRTLASLHPDQRSEIICTFADLMTEKREEILTANKKDMELAINAGRMAPPMLKRLSLSSAKLNSLAIGLRQIAVSSQDSVGRVLRRTRVANNLELEQITVPIGVLLVIFESRPDCLPQVSALAIASGNALLLKGGKEASHTNRILHEIAQEALSLHGVKDAIQLVSTREEVEDLCRLEKMIDLIIPRGSSQLVRDIQRAAKGIPVLGHSEGICHVYIDAEASIDKVIKIVRDSKCDYPAACNAMETLLVHRDVLRTPVFDQIIDMLRTERVKIHAGPRFASYLTFSPSEVKSLRTEYGDLECCIEVVDSLQEAIDHIHKYGSSHTDVIVTDNEETAEQFLQQLDSACVFWNASSRFADGYRFGLGAEVGISTARIHARGPVGLEGLLTTKWVLRGDGHTAADFSEQGSMKYLHENLPIAQTLPGQRTSN; encoded by the exons ATGTTGCTGCACAGGCTGTCTCAGTGTTCCGGGCTTGGCCTGCGCTCCTGCAACTCGCACACCTTCTCCAGGGCCGCCTCACAAGGCAaga ATGGCCGCGTGTGGCCTGGCCTGCCGGCCGTGCGTCAGTGGAGTAACGTGCCTTTTCTTACAGTGCCGCTGGCGCGTGCCCACGGTAAGTCCTTCGCCCACCGCGGCGAGCTGCGCCAGGCCAAGAGGATCGTCGTCAAGCTGGGCAGCGCTGTGGTCACCCGCGGCGACGAGTGCGGCCTGGCCCTGGGACGCCTGGCCTCCATCGTGGAGCAG GTGGCGGTGTTGCAGAGCCAGGGCCGTGAGATGATGATCGTGACTAGTGGCGCCGTGGCGTTCGGAAAGCAGCGTCTGCGGCACGAGATCCTGCTCTCCCAGAGCGTCCGCCAGGCCCTGCACTCGGGGCAGAACGCCCTCAAGGACATG TCTCTTCCCGTGCTGGAGGCGCGAGCCTGTGCTGCTGCGGGCCAGAGTGGACTGATGGCTCTCTATGAAGCCATGTTCACACAGTACAGCACCTGCACtgcccag ATCCTGGTGACGAACCTGGATTTCCATGACGACCAGAAGCGGAGTAACCTGAACAGCACGCTGCACGAGCTGCTGCGCATGAACATCGTGCCCATCATCAACACCAACGACGCCGTGGTGCCGCCTCCGGAGCCCAACAGTGACCTGCAGGGGGTAAAC GTGATCAGCATCAAGGACAACGACAGCCTGGCAGCTCGTCTCGCTGTGGAGATGAGGGCCGACCTGCTCATCGCTCTGTCTGACGTGGAAG GTCTGTACGATAGCCCCCCCGGCACCGACGACGCTAAGCTCCTGGACACATTCTACCCCGGAGACCAGCAGTCCATCACCTACGGGACCAAGTCCAGAGTGGGCATTGGAGGAATGGAGGCAAAG gtgaaaGCTGCTCTCTGGGCACTGCAGGGTGGCACGTCAGTCGTCATCGCCAACGGAACTCACCCAAAGGTCACAGGTCATGTCATCACTGACATCGTTGAGGGGAAGAAGGTCGGCACCTTCTTCTCAGAGGTCAAACCCGCCG gtccCACGGTGGAGCAGCAGACCGAGATGGCACGCACTGCTGGTAGAACTCTAGCATCCTTGCACCCtgaccag AGGAGCGAGATTATCTGCACTTTTGCCGATCTAATGAccgagaagagggaggagatcTTAACAGCCAACAAGAAAGACATGGAACTGGCTAtcaatgcag GTCGTATGGCCCCTCCCATGCTGAAGCGTCTGAGTCTGTCGTCGGCGAAGTTGAACAGCCTGGCCATCGGCCTGCGCCAGATCGCCGTCTCGTCTCAGGACAGCGTAGGCCGCGTGCTCCGCCGCACAAGAGTCGCCAACAACCTGGAGCTCGAGCAGATCACTGTGCCCATCGGAGTCCTGCTCGTCATCTTCGAGTCCCGCCCAGACTGCCTGCCACAG gtgtcagCGTTGGCCATTGCCAGTGGTAACGCTCTGCTGCtgaagggaggaaaggaggcGTCTCACACCAACCGCATCCTGCATGAGATCGCCCAGGAAGCACTGTCCCTGCACGGGGTCAAGGACGCCATCCAGCTG GTGAGCACGCGTGAGGAGGTGGAGGACCTGTGTCGTCTGGAGAAGATGATCGACCTCATCATCCCCCGGGGCTCCTCCCAGCTGGTGCGCGACATCCAGCGGGCGGCCAAGGGCATCCCCGTGCTTGGCCACAGCGAGGGCATCTGCCACGTCTACATCGACGCCGAGGCCAGCATCGACAAGGTCATCAAAATCG TGCGGGACTCTAAGTGTGACTACCCGGCGGCCTGCAACGCCATGGAAACGCTGCTGGTGCACAGAGACGTGCTGCGTACGCCGGTCTTCGACCAGATCATCGACATGCTGCGCACCGAGCGG gtgaagATCCATGCGGGCCCCAGGTTTGCGTCGTATCTGACGTTCAGCCCGTCAGAGGTGAAGTCCTTGCGGACGGAGTATGGCGATCTGGAGTGCTGCATCGAGGTGGTTGACAGTCTGCAGGAGGCCATCGACCACATCCACAAGTACGGCAGCTCACACACCGACGTCATCGTCACCGACAacg aggagACAGCGGAGCAGTTCCTGCAGCAGCTGgatagtgcgtgtgtgttctggaATGCCAGCTCTCGCTTCGCAGACGGTTACCGCTTCGGTCTCG gtgcggaGGTGGGCATCAGCACGGCGCGTATCCATGCCCGCGGCCCGGTGGGGCTGGAGGGTCTGCTGACCACCAAGTGGGTGCTGCGTGGGGACGGGCACACGGCGGCCGACTTCTCTGAGCAGGGCAGCATGAAGTACCTCCACGAGAACCTGCCCATCGCTCAGACCCTGCCCGGCCAGAGGACCAGCAACTAG